A stretch of Aphelocoma coerulescens isolate FSJ_1873_10779 chromosome 1A, UR_Acoe_1.0, whole genome shotgun sequence DNA encodes these proteins:
- the LOC138104463 gene encoding uncharacterized protein, which produces MCPRLRAAPLALSLGVSSPGRPARCLLPVSATPPPRPAHPSPPPSAPRCDLLLPPASTPPQPPLTDLPPPRESLATAAAAAAVTCVRSPGTRWHRSQTRTASGGRGRARRWEAAVPRPELGPCPAGRAGRGSGRKLPPNNSQRLRVGGASLPPLRAVQRRGPPHPRVIKNKQPVASPHGPPQQTARVKKRVTFLLCVLPARLPAGGRGAPQPPPLRLPARAEGPLPAAPSGRPAPRCPGAPPLAWEEKRRGAEVPVG; this is translated from the exons ATGTGCCCGCGGCTGCGCGCGGCTCCGCTCGCCCTTTCTCTCGGTGTCAGCTCGCCGGGACGCCCTGCACGGTGTCTCCTCCCGGTAAGTGCtacccccccaccccgccccgcACACccgtcccctcctccctccgcTCCCCGGTGTGACTTGCTACTTCCACCCGCTTCCACCCCCCCTCAGCCGCCGCTCACGGACTTGCCGCCGCCGCGGGAAAGTTTGGCCACGGCCGCCGCGGCCGCAGCAGTGACATGTGTCAGGTCTCCCGGCACCCGATGGCACCGCTCCCAAACACGCACCGCCAGCGGGGGGCGGGGGCGCGCTCGGCGGTGGGAGGCTGCGGTGCCCCGGCCAGAGttggggccgtgcccggcgggccgggccggccgcGGGAGCGGCCGTAAGCTCCCCCCAAACAACTCGCAGCGGCTGCGGGTCGGCGGGGCCTCCCTCCCGCCGCTCAGAGCCGTGCAGCGCCGcggacccccccacccccgcgtaattaaaaacaaacaacctgTAGCCTCCCCGCATGG ACCTCCCCAGCAGACAGCCCGGGTGAAGAAACGTGTCACGTTTCTCCTTTGTGTGCTGCCTGCCCGCCTGCCCGCTGGAGGGAGAGGCGCACCCCAGCCCCCGCCTCTCCGCCTGCCTGCCCGCGCGGAGGGGCCGCTGCCGGCCGCCCCCTCGGGGCGCCCCGCGCcgcgctgccccggggcgcCCCCGCTGGCGTGGGAGGAGAAGCGCAGGGGCGCCGAGGTGCCCGTGGGGTAG